One window from the genome of Haloprofundus halobius encodes:
- a CDS encoding FAD-dependent monooxygenase, with amino-acid sequence MTANATSERTQRLTPEVVVVGAGPAGCVLSYLLARSGVDTLLLERNASLDREFRGFGFQPYVARAFDQLGILDDVLDLPHERVQHAHASVYGRRYELLDFTDVSSRTECLLLMDQPPLLELLVEKAGEFETFSFRPSTAVTDLRTSGGRVVGVDARDREVGVDLEVESRLVVGADGRYSTVRKAAGIDAGLFDSELEIVWFKLEDAKIDVTTQLRIGDAGVLVYAPLSDSVAQCGWPIPKGSYGDLRARGIEAFRRDLVSVDPDLDGTVETQLTGFEACSLLRVEPGLCDRWVDDGLLLLGDAAHVASPFGGQGNSLAVQDAVVAHETVVTALSEATRDDGPLTVERLRRFEDRRYPAVERMVRLQRRTERLVTGVLLYGSRVPEPVRGPVLRMLFGALSVVGTTRLGRRQRRLLAFGPDPPRVDTTLFASDESTTPG; translated from the coding sequence ATGACCGCGAACGCAACGAGCGAACGAACGCAGCGACTCACCCCCGAGGTGGTCGTCGTCGGGGCCGGTCCCGCCGGGTGCGTCTTGAGCTACCTGCTCGCCCGGAGCGGCGTCGACACCCTCCTCTTGGAACGAAACGCGTCGCTCGATCGGGAGTTCCGCGGCTTCGGCTTCCAACCGTACGTCGCGCGGGCGTTCGACCAACTCGGAATCCTCGACGACGTGCTCGACTTGCCGCACGAGCGAGTACAGCACGCACACGCCTCGGTGTACGGTCGACGCTACGAACTGCTCGATTTCACGGACGTCTCGTCACGGACGGAGTGTCTCCTCCTCATGGACCAGCCGCCGCTTCTCGAACTGCTCGTCGAGAAGGCCGGCGAGTTCGAGACGTTCTCGTTTCGGCCATCGACGGCGGTGACCGACCTCCGAACGTCGGGCGGCCGCGTCGTCGGCGTCGACGCCCGCGACCGGGAGGTCGGCGTCGACCTCGAAGTCGAGAGTCGCCTCGTCGTCGGCGCGGACGGCCGCTACTCGACGGTCCGGAAGGCGGCCGGAATCGACGCGGGGCTGTTCGACTCCGAGTTGGAGATCGTCTGGTTCAAACTCGAAGACGCGAAAATCGACGTGACGACGCAACTGCGTATCGGCGACGCCGGTGTGCTGGTGTACGCGCCGCTCAGCGACTCTGTCGCGCAGTGCGGGTGGCCGATTCCGAAGGGAAGCTACGGCGACCTCAGGGCGCGGGGCATCGAGGCGTTCCGTCGCGACCTCGTCTCGGTCGACCCGGACCTCGACGGGACGGTGGAGACGCAGTTGACGGGGTTCGAGGCCTGCTCGCTGCTGCGCGTCGAACCGGGGCTCTGCGACCGCTGGGTCGACGACGGGCTACTGCTTCTCGGCGACGCCGCGCACGTCGCATCGCCGTTCGGCGGACAGGGAAACAGCCTCGCCGTGCAGGACGCCGTCGTCGCCCACGAAACCGTCGTCACAGCGCTCTCTGAGGCGACGCGGGACGACGGTCCGCTCACCGTCGAACGACTCCGCCGGTTCGAGGACCGCCGGTACCCGGCGGTCGAACGGATGGTCCGGCTGCAGCGCCGGACGGAGCGCCTCGTCACGGGGGTGTTACTGTACGGCTCCCGGGTTCCCGAACCGGTCCGGGGTCCGGTACTGCGCATGCTGTTCGGCGCACTCTCGGTCGTCGGAACGACCCGACTCGGCCGCCGACAACGGCGGTTGCTCGCGTTCGGCCCCGACCCGCCGCGGGTCGACACGACGCTCTTCGCCTCCGACGAGTCGACGACGCCGGGCTAA
- a CDS encoding metal-dependent transcriptional regulator: protein MLSDVMEDYLKAIYALQAEHGPPVSTSAIAEYLDKTAPTVTSMLGKLEERGLVDREKYKGVELTDEGQTVALEVLRHHRLLEAYLTEHLDYSWSEVHDEADALEHHISEAFERRVAEALGNPEFDPHGDPIPNVDLDPVEDETTRLSEYGEGDRVVVARVSDRDEEELEYLAEAGLTPGTEVEIVDVAPFGMVTVLVDDHEQSLPESVARSIRVESVGEPESAPAGVGGA from the coding sequence ATGTTGAGCGACGTGATGGAGGACTACCTGAAGGCCATCTACGCCCTCCAGGCCGAACACGGCCCACCGGTTTCGACCTCCGCCATCGCGGAGTATCTCGACAAGACCGCGCCGACGGTGACGAGCATGCTCGGCAAACTCGAAGAGCGCGGGCTAGTCGACCGCGAGAAGTACAAGGGCGTCGAGTTGACCGACGAGGGCCAGACGGTGGCGCTGGAGGTGCTCCGACACCACCGGCTGCTGGAGGCGTATCTGACCGAGCATCTCGACTACTCGTGGAGCGAGGTCCACGACGAGGCCGACGCGCTCGAACACCACATCAGCGAGGCGTTCGAGCGACGTGTCGCCGAGGCGCTCGGTAACCCGGAGTTCGACCCCCACGGCGACCCGATTCCGAACGTCGACCTCGACCCAGTCGAGGACGAGACGACGCGTCTGAGCGAGTACGGCGAGGGTGACCGCGTCGTCGTCGCGCGCGTCTCCGACCGCGACGAGGAGGAACTGGAGTATCTCGCCGAGGCCGGGCTCACCCCCGGCACCGAGGTCGAAATCGTCGACGTCGCGCCGTTCGGCATGGTGACCGTGCTCGTCGACGACCACGAACAGAGCCTCCCCGAGTCGGTCGCGCGCTCGATTCGCGTCGAATCGGTCGGTGAGCCGGAATCCGCCCCCGCAGGGGTGGGCGGTGCGTGA
- a CDS encoding TMEM165/GDT1 family protein: protein MNWSELLVIAFVTQLAVLPGEKAQFIIAGLSTRYRPAVVVGAAGAAFAGWTALEILFGNALQVVLPGVALDVFTAVMFLAFAVLLFRSAPETAANDATQAARSDGGTNRGVGSLAPNLDTKLFGYDLSGRFGGFLPIFAMMVAGEFGDKTQLVTIGLAAQYGASSAIWFGEMLAIVPVSLANAYFFHRFAHAVDMRKAHFAGAALFLLFGLDVLLSVVTGFSVWETLVAAVADAVLGLA, encoded by the coding sequence GTGAACTGGTCGGAGCTACTCGTCATCGCCTTCGTCACGCAACTGGCCGTCCTCCCCGGTGAGAAAGCACAGTTCATCATCGCCGGCCTCTCGACGCGCTACCGACCGGCGGTGGTCGTCGGAGCCGCGGGTGCGGCGTTCGCCGGATGGACGGCGCTGGAGATTCTGTTCGGGAACGCGCTGCAGGTGGTGCTGCCGGGCGTCGCCCTCGACGTGTTCACCGCCGTCATGTTTCTCGCCTTCGCCGTTCTATTGTTCCGGTCGGCACCCGAGACAGCGGCGAACGACGCGACGCAGGCAGCGCGCAGCGACGGGGGGACGAACCGCGGCGTCGGCTCGCTCGCGCCGAACCTCGACACGAAACTGTTCGGCTACGACCTGAGCGGCCGGTTCGGCGGCTTCCTCCCCATCTTCGCGATGATGGTCGCCGGGGAGTTCGGCGACAAGACCCAACTCGTCACCATCGGCCTCGCCGCCCAGTACGGCGCGAGTAGCGCCATCTGGTTCGGCGAGATGCTCGCAATCGTCCCCGTCAGCCTCGCGAACGCGTACTTCTTCCACCGGTTCGCACACGCGGTGGACATGCGGAAGGCACACTTCGCCGGGGCGGCGCTGTTCCTCTTGTTCGGCCTCGACGTCCTCCTCTCGGTCGTCACGGGCTTCTCGGTGTGGGAGACGCTCGTCGCCGCCGTCGCCGACGCGGTGTTGGGGCTCGCGTAA
- a CDS encoding LysE family translocator, translating into MNAVIAEESVVHGWTSGFRAGLGAFTADAVFFVLALLGVVGFVERFPTVRAAMVGVGGLLMLYFAYGAVRSASGSFRGETVADDSAGFSKAFVLALTNPYQILFWLTIGVGLLEAGTVDVLSQTPYVGGELAGRLVVETGSPALVAGFFGGILLWVSGFPAALVTAERRVEALAPAVAGVSAVVLGGFGVAFLYDAATQLL; encoded by the coding sequence ATGAACGCCGTCATCGCCGAGGAGAGCGTCGTCCACGGCTGGACCTCGGGGTTCCGGGCCGGGCTCGGCGCGTTCACCGCCGATGCAGTCTTCTTCGTGCTCGCGCTGCTCGGCGTCGTCGGCTTCGTCGAGCGGTTCCCGACGGTCCGGGCGGCGATGGTCGGCGTCGGCGGTCTCCTCATGCTCTACTTCGCGTACGGCGCAGTTCGCTCGGCTTCAGGGTCGTTCCGCGGTGAAACGGTGGCCGACGACAGCGCGGGCTTCAGCAAGGCGTTCGTGCTCGCGCTGACGAACCCCTACCAGATACTGTTCTGGCTCACCATCGGCGTCGGCTTGCTCGAAGCCGGCACCGTCGACGTGCTCTCGCAGACGCCGTACGTGGGCGGCGAACTCGCCGGGCGACTCGTCGTCGAGACGGGGAGTCCGGCGCTCGTCGCGGGGTTCTTCGGCGGCATCCTGTTGTGGGTGTCGGGCTTTCCGGCCGCGCTCGTCACCGCCGAGCGCCGCGTCGAGGCGCTCGCACCCGCCGTCGCCGGAGTTAGCGCCGTCGTCCTCGGCGGGTTCGGCGTCGCGTTTCTGTACGATGCGGCGACGCAGTTGCTGTGA